In one window of Armatimonadota bacterium DNA:
- a CDS encoding family 10 glycosylhydrolase — translation MKQRAHYRRAVLAAAVALWAIAAVRAQPVPSVRGIWISPPSSTAVIPSVVRTLDAAGLNMVVMPVFYDGRAVYPSRIFPQHDAYVGSDPAALLTRQTHRRGMRAVAALDLLYWQSSGSPSPAVSSHPQWLERTAEGRIIGDEPGRPGAFVSPAEPRVKSLLVELVSELASRYDFDGVVLDFARWSRVDFLGYADADRKLYLDERRTDPLDVDLFGYATPDNLVQALVGWQEARITEVAQAAAEAFARGEPTGVVLAVVEPAYYDNRTADPVRQDWRTWVSQGWAKHMLPRGIRYRDPVRARAQLRAAFGSERPAAMALIEPTAGLSAREQMAVVAEIELPGFVLWARDSLDQRRAILRELGAW, via the coding sequence GTGAAGCAACGAGCCCACTATCGTCGCGCTGTCCTTGCCGCGGCGGTCGCGCTGTGGGCGATCGCGGCCGTCCGCGCCCAGCCCGTGCCCTCGGTGCGCGGCATTTGGATCTCGCCCCCGAGTTCCACGGCGGTCATTCCGTCGGTCGTGCGCACACTTGACGCCGCCGGCCTCAACATGGTTGTCATGCCGGTTTTCTATGACGGGCGCGCTGTCTATCCCAGCCGCATTTTCCCCCAGCACGATGCCTACGTCGGATCCGACCCGGCAGCCCTGCTCACTCGCCAGACGCACCGGCGCGGCATGCGCGCCGTGGCCGCGTTGGATCTGCTCTACTGGCAATCGTCGGGGAGCCCCTCCCCCGCTGTCTCGAGCCATCCGCAGTGGCTGGAGCGCACGGCCGAGGGGCGCATCATCGGGGATGAACCCGGCAGGCCGGGCGCGTTCGTCTCTCCCGCGGAGCCGCGCGTCAAATCACTGCTCGTCGAACTCGTCTCGGAACTCGCTTCGCGCTATGACTTCGACGGCGTCGTGCTCGACTTCGCGCGGTGGTCGAGGGTGGACTTCCTCGGCTACGCGGACGCGGATCGCAAGTTGTACCTCGACGAGCGGCGCACCGATCCCCTGGACGTGGACCTCTTCGGCTACGCGACCCCGGATAACCTCGTGCAGGCGTTGGTCGGTTGGCAAGAGGCAAGGATAACCGAGGTCGCGCAGGCGGCGGCGGAGGCGTTCGCCCGCGGCGAGCCCACCGGGGTCGTCCTCGCAGTCGTCGAGCCGGCGTATTATGACAACCGCACCGCAGACCCCGTGCGCCAGGACTGGCGGACGTGGGTCTCGCAGGGCTGGGCGAAGCACATGCTGCCGCGCGGCATCCGGTACCGCGACCCGGTGCGAGCGCGCGCGCAGCTTCGCGCGGCGTTCGGCTCGGAGCGTCCAGCGGCAATGGCGCTCATCGAGCCCACAGCCGGCCTCTCAGCGCGAGAGCAGATGGCCGTCGTCGCCGAGATCGAACTACCCGGATTTGTGCTGTGGGCGCGCGACTCGCTCGACCAGCGGCGGGCCATCCTGCGCGAACTCGGGGCGTGGTAG